GGTACCGTTAagtgtattaattgttttattaaatgtattaattgttttaaatactgtgattatgttaattaagttttcaatgttttgtgttgttggaaTTTTTCAGGTTTTAAAGAGGACTTTGCGTTGCCAAGCTAGCGGgaaaaaagttataaatattGTCAAACCGCCTCGTAGCGAGAGGTGGTTTTGGGATCCAATTGAAGCATCGGGATTTGAGCCGCTTACCCGTGTCAATTTTAGCGTACTTGACTATGGGGTTATATGGGCATTTGTTGAAAGATGGCATCCGGAAACAAGTACTTTCCACCTTCCATTAGGTGAGCTCGGCATCACATTGGACGATGTCCAATGTCTGTTACATCTTCTAATCCAAGGAAAGTTTCTGAACCATACGAAGATGTCAAGGGGAGAAGGGGCTGACATGGTTAGTTCATATCTAGGAGTTGAACGAGAGGAGATTGATATAGCATTCGCCGAAACCAACGAGGTACATTTGAAGCATGGTTCCTGCAAACTATTTATACAACAAACCAGACTCTTGCCGAAAAAGCGATGGCTGAAAATAAGCCGGTGCATGTTGTTAGGCTCTACAGGGAGAGGAGCGTAAGGGCTTTTATGCTACATTTGGTCTGTTGTACCATATTCAGCAACAAGAGCAGTTACTATGCGGATGTTGTTTATTTGCAGTACTTTCAAGATTTATCATGCGTTCATGAATGGAATTAGGGTGCTGCTGCTCTTGTTCATCTGCAGCATTATTTGGATCACGGGTTTGCGGTTAGCACGACTTAGATGGCTGGTTACATGTCATTTCTTCAGGTAAAAATATATGAGcgttatataatatattatttgtttttgtctAAGTTGTCACATAGACATATATTACATAAGTATGTTTGGCTATAATGAATCTTGTTCGTCATACTTTCAGGGATGGATAATTGCGCACTTTCTGAGACTTAATGTGTGGGTGGATGCTCCTAATTATACAGAGAACATGCCACTAAATGCAAAGGTTGTTCCTGGGCAGGGAGCTAAAGATTCATCTGGATATAGAAGCAGTTTGGACAATATTCAAACTTACAATTGCGTGTTCTGTCCGTATGATGCTCACCGACAAGTGCGAACTTTGATAAATGCATGTTGGTTTTCTGGATGGTTAAGGTGTGGTAAATTGAAAGGCAAGCAAGCATTTGTCGGAACGTGTGCTAAGACAATTTCAACATGTGCAAGGCATTCCAAGAAACCCGAGTATGTCTGCAACGCCGGGAATGAACTTGTGTGAGATAGATCGTGTGTTTACGAAAGAGTTGGAATTGAGGATGATTGATGAAGAGATGAGGGGTCGGCCTGTTACTAGCCCGTGGGACACTGAACCTGGATATATGTCATGGTTTTATAGAGTGTCGCATCCAGTTATGCGACCCGTACAAGCTCCTGAATCACACCAAGGCCACCTAATTTAGAGGTGTTAATAGAGGCGGCGGAAGCAAGAAATGACCCTAATATAATGCAAGTTTGCCGGAGTGTCAAGGTTGAGGTCGAAAGGGCAGTTCGCGATGGTGAGGCGGTGGAAGGAACTCCTATTCATGGTACTTTGCAGCGGATTCTCAATTTGCTTAATCCGATACTTGCTTATAGGCGAATTAAGCGGGGGAGGGGGACACACTACAACACTCGGGGGTAGACTTtgttaattttgtaactttaatGTTGATGTGATTGTTTAGTAACTTTGAcgtttgtttataattttgatgtaaTTTTGATTATGACAATATGATGTAGTACACTACGTATTTTAGTATCGTTTAATTCGTAATTTGTTACCGGTTGTTACGTTTTTATTATtcgctaaaatatttttagattgGATGGTTAATGTTGATGTTCTGACATATATAACATACTAAAATGTTGATGTGGTATAAACAGGTTTGGACCTCAAATGTGTAGAGGTGGTGCTGCAAGTCAGTGACTACATTGACTGGTTTTTTGGCCTGAAATACTTCGGTTTTTAAGGATCGAAATAATATAAATTCCTAGTAATTTCGGGCTTTATCAATCAAAACATGTatttcggtttctgcgaatCGAAATAAGTTAAAATCGAAAGAAATACATGTATGTAGGGGGTATAAAAGACTTGATGGGGGGGGGGATTGAAGACCGGATGTATTTGACttgaaatttattaaaattgtttcGATAAAACTCTAATATTGAAACGAAATtagacaaatcaaacacaataaacGGAAATTAAGTATTACATCGGAGTGAAATTGTTATAACGCATCAAATGGAAACATGATTTGGATCTTCCGGACGAACAAGGCTAGCAAGGATGGCTTCGACAGATCTTGTCAGTGTTGCATCTAATTCGATAGGCCCCCTGGTGCTATACTGCTCGAAAATTGAGAACATAGTTTGAATTTCATCGTTGTTTTCAAGCATCATATCAGTGAAGGTAATGCGTCCGTCGGAACCGATCGACGACTTACGATACCTGAGACTTGAAACTGTTCTGTTGTCGTTCTGGTTGTTGACGGTACGATTCAGTTGGTtcagttgttgtttcagaccatCGAACGTTTCATCATCGTTAATGCGAAACAAAATTGTTTTTCCGTGGTTGTAGTAAACTGCTGCAAGGGTAGATCTCATGCGTTGTGTGAGTGAGAcatccattttgtttttgtgtgttgAGTGTTGAAAAATGAAGTGGTAATGTACATTAATTTATAGATCATATTGTTGCACATTATTGTGGTAGGTGGTGGTTAATGTGGTAGGTGAAGTTAAATGTGGTAGATAGGGTTTAAATGGGTTAGGTGAGGTTAAATGTGGTAGATGGGGATTAAATGGGTTTGGTTAGTGTTTTTGCGCTTAAgggaaacaaatttttttttacttaaattgattaattaaaaaacttacaacttacaattttaattcAAACATTCATTAACTGAAAATCAcgtaacataatataaaattcaacaacaacataaatggaaaatcaacaacataaacgaaaatttaacaacaaaaatcatTTTGCAATTACTAAGGTAGCATACAAACGTGGATATTTCGGATCAATTTCTATCCAGTCGAACATTTTTTtcacatcttcatcatctttcaACTCTTTCCACTCGTATTTCCGTGGTGCATCATCATATCCTCCAACATGGTCAGCTGCCAGATCGATGTATGACTCAGAATACGCTAGTTTATCTATTTTGATTTGTCTGGCGTATTTGAAGCGATACATGACTTCAATCGTATTTTTGATAGATTGAAGAGTTGTTAATGTGTTTTTCAAATCAACGCAGAACAACTCGTCGTTACCGTGAAACTTGATTGAAAATGCATAAGAAGTCGCTAAATTGTTTTTAACAAACCGGTTTGAAGTACTCATTTTGTAAAATacgatttcaattattttctaaCTATCCATATACGTATTTATAATACCTATAAATCAATAATagccataaaaaaaaagtcggTGCAATATCGACCACAAAATATTGTCGGTGCAATATCGATCACAAAAATCTGTCGATGCATTTTTGCATTTGCATTAATGACCCCAATTTCATATAATGCCTACCTTTCTTCAATCCCCCCATCAAGTCTTTTATACCCCCTACCTACATGTATTTCTTTCGATAACTTATTTCGATTTGCAGAAACCGAAAAACATGCTTCGATTGATAAAGCCCGAAATTACTGGtatatttcggtttataaagCTCGAAATAGCTGTAAACAAGGTCAGGTTATGCAGAatcacttgcagaaccacctcAGAATCGTCGAGGTCAAAAcctgtttttttctttccattcaTTTCCAAAATTATATTAAGCTTATTACAATGTTATTACAATATGTTACAACATTTCATAACCAAAGTTTCATAACCATATTTCATAACAATAATACCAAAGTTCATTTACAATAATACCACATTTCATAACCAAAGTTCATGAGTAAATTACATAACCAATGTTAATATGTTACAACGCATAATCGGCATGGTATATATATCAAAAAGTAATGCGCTTAGCTaccttttcaaaaaatattgcGCTTATCTaccctttcaaaaaataatgcGCTTAACTAATTCAAAATGTAACTACTAAAATCAACTACAATTCGAGCGGATCGTCTTTGCTACCCTTTCCAATCGTGGCTAAGTCGTTGCCTGCTCTTTCAATGGTCAAGAGCTCACCAAACTTTTGCATTCTATCCAAAAACATGGGCTCTCATGTAGCAACTTCTTCAGAACAATAGTTTTTCCACTGATGAGCCGTTGGAGGTATCAGACATCCTTCTTTCAACCGCACTAACACAAAGTGGTCAGCGAGCGCGCCGATGCAAATAATCTTGGAATCCAAGTCTAATGTGTCTGATGGAGGTTTGCCACGCAATGGAAAACAAGTTCTAGATGCTCCACACCTTTCCATATTTGTCAGTTGAAGAACGACCCTTTGAAAATGAGTAGCCACAACGTAACCCGTATCCGGAAAATTAAACCATTTGTCCTTTAGTGCAAAAGCATGTTTACTCCTTCTCGGAGGTGGGAAAAGTGCATCCGTGACATACTTGTAACGCTCATCAGTATCGAATAACTCCATACATGATTCCTTATGCAATCTCAGCTCCCTCTCCATGTTCAGTCTGATCAACTCAAAATCTTGCTGAGTTCCTTTTTGGTGCAAAGCTACCACACGGTATCCACAATAACCGTCGCCATCAACATCAATAATATCTTTGATAAATGGGTGCATGAACTTCGACATATGGTTGATAAAAGGAATTTCAGGAGGAGTTAGAGTCAAAGTACCGATGACGAGTTCTTTAGTCACCTCAGACACTGTTTGTGAAGTCGACGGCTTTGACTTTGTTGGTTTCGACTGAGATGCCTGTGTAGCTGCAATATGATCATCAACATGCTCCCACCGAGAATTTTCCCTGCTCGTGGATCTCGTGGATCTAGTGGCAACCCGTAGGTCCTTCTCATAACACAACCACACTTTTTGCTATCCATACCACATTCGTCGACCCTTTTTGCTTCGGAATAAATGTGATCCATAGCCTTTCTAGAGATTTTATAAAACAAGTATGCGTAAAGAGGATCATCGTCGTATCTGTGTTCCGCAACAGACATACTCCGACCGAATTCACCTTGTACTTCGGTGAACTGACTTATCAACATCTTATTTATCGCTTCCCAACCTTTCACCAAGTCACCGTTACCATCCTTCAAGTAACCTTTCAACACACCATGAGATGATTCAGCTCTATTCGTGGTGTGATTCCCCATGTGCATATGTTGGTCTACCCAAGCATTGAACACCCTTTCTTTATCAGTGTCTAGGACAGTCTCTTCAACATACCGCAAAAACTTTGGCCACCTCGCACAAAGCTCCCTAAACTCCATAACATTGTTAGCATATTCTGTCTCCGTGGGCGACTCTAACACATTCTTAAAAGCATCGGTGATTCGATCCCACACATCAGTCTGCTTCTCATTCTCTCCATTCTTGATTTTCACAATTTCCTTCATCTTAGAGCTCACATTCTTTTTTACATGAAAACGACAAACCATTGCAGCCGATGTTGGAAATACCTCGGCAACTGCATTCATCAGAGCCAAATCCCTATCAGTGACAATCACCTTCGGTCTAACGTCCTCATTCCTTAAAAGACTGACACATTGCTCTAGAGCCCAAGTGAAgttctcttctttttcattgGTAAGCCAAGCAAATcctgttggtgtaagccctagaggccaataaTTTATGTTAAACTTATGCTATGTATCATgacatttattattaaataatgtaTGTCATTCTTTATTATAATTGTTGTAAAGattaataaagtccctagaatagataGTTCATGTGATGAAACATTAAGTgagacttaatcgtgagattgcATTAACTtaaagaacactattcttaaaagtatccgtagtcaagCTTTAATATGAAGTGGGATAATAATAAAgcgtagagactattatgtatAGACTGATGACCACATCTCAAGGGTCATGAATATGAGATATTAAGTCTATACATaagtataaatattaggagtaatatttatattggattgacccaccatgagagtactacatagtatgttatgaaagtGTCATAAGATACTCTCATAGTGATAATAGTGTATATCACTCTTAGATCTGAAACCACTATGATCTCTAGATGTGGACTTAAATGTTTTATTGCCGTTCAAATATCTGTAACAGGATAATTATAACGTCAGTTAATGGGCATTTGACGAaccatgctgagggacatgagtgtcTTAGATGAGATTTGTCCCTCCTGCATAACGGGAGATATATCTTTAGGCCTCTTGATGAACATGACTGAAAAATTGCATGGCCATGCCGaattaagtcaatatgagatattggaCTTATTCGTTACTCAGTATGCTTCGGGATCAAGAAATACAAATATTGAACTATACAAGGATGACACTATCTATGTCTTGTGTCCAATAAAGATATGAGGACAAAGGAGTAATTGTACACATATATATTATCATGGAAATGTTTCGTAAGATCACCTGACATTCttgtcacttgggtagcagtgatgtattgctagataccgctcactgtttataatattaaaataggatttaatattattgccaacgtgaCAAGATCCTATAGGGTCGCACACAAATGAACAGTCATAAGGATAAACATAAGTAAGACTTATGAATAGGGTGCAATTAGTAAAAATTGCTAATTAGTTGGCAAAAGGTTAATGGGCTTAAGGAAGTCCACTATCACTTGACTTGGAGAGCATACAAAGAGGTtatataaatagaacccttgtgccATAGTCAGAAACACTTTTTGgtttttgagaaaaacaaaagagcACTCTCTTCTCTCTAACCTCTGATTACTTGGCTAGTATCGGGTACCGGAGGAGAACCGTTCGGTGTGGACGAGTAGAGGCTTTGCTAGGTTGCTCAGCTTGTGATCGAAACTTCTCTTCCATTACTTGTAAGGTAACAACACTATCACTGATTCATTGCTCTTCGTAATGATCCAAGGAAAGgaaatcagattttttttttaaattccgCTGCTTCTGATATATCGATTTCCCTTCAAATCTAACATTGAATGTCTTCCCAGTTGAAGTGAACCCGACAATCTCAAGTAACAgcattttgtatttgtttgttttgtatgtCGAATCCATCAAAAGCACAGTAGAAAAAGAATTGAACAAGCTTATAGATCTAGGATGTGCAAAGAAAATGTCTTGAACATGTTCGGATCCGTCTGCAACAATCGTTCTATGTTTGAAATAATACCCGTTCTCGTCAAGTCTTTTGGAGAGGTGTTGCATTTCAGTCATTGATGCCctcattttaagttttaatcgATGACTTAAATTGTAGAGTTGCTTTGCCGTTGTCTTGTTGTTTGGATCCCTCTCTTTCAATGTGGACATTATATTCTTAAGCGGAACCAAATTCCTTGACATTTCCTCCATACACTGCCTTTCTTCCGGTTTGAGACGACCGACAATGAGATGACCTTCAACTACCTTGTCCAACTCGTGGTTATGTTTGCCGTTTACAATGGTCAAATGCCATGTTTTATCGGCATGATAATAAGCACGAAGTCGAAATGGACAGCCGCATTTCCTCGTGCCGGTTTGATCAAATTTTAGCTTCTTATTTGTTGACACGTATCGGCCTCCCCGCTCGCAATCCAACCTGAAATACTGCTTCCTCATATCGCTGCCGTTGTCGGATTTGCCAATTACAATTGCAAACTTTAACTTTAAGGCAATGGCCCGAGCCCATCTAATCAACTCATCTCGGTCGGTGGTTGCCATATTAGTGTAAAAATGAGCCGATGTATCAATCTTATATGCAACAGGTTTATCAGGCGGAACCTCAACAATTCCCGGGGCACAGATACCTAGCACAACCTCTCGTTTTCCCGCCATAACTACATAATATAAGAGGGATAAACACATAATTAGCCACATATAATACATATAGTACTAATGTAATATTACttaatacatatataatttgtaGCACATTCTATAATCCATAACTAAGGCAATGCAAGCAAAACAGACAACACAAGTAAAGACAGTGCAGATATGATGGGAAAAATTAAACTTCCAGGAATTTCGGTTAGTATCAATCGAACGAATACTTCGGTTAGGCAAGGCAAGCAAACACAGTTAAACCAACACAAAATCAAAAGTTCCAGGAACTTCGATTCGTATTCACCGAAGGATTATTTCGATTTCTATCAACCGAACGATTATGTGTCAGAAAACCTACGAAACTAGCATATATGACAGTTAAAATAAACGAAATTAAACGGAAGATTACCTTAATATTGTGCTTCAAATC
This portion of the Trifolium pratense cultivar HEN17-A07 linkage group LG3, ARS_RC_1.1, whole genome shotgun sequence genome encodes:
- the LOC123914833 gene encoding uncharacterized protein LOC123914833 produces the protein MDVSLTQRMRSTLAAVYYNHGKTILFRINDDETFDGLKQQLNQLNRTVNNQNDNRTVSSLRYRKSSIGSDGRITFTDMMLENNDEIQTMFSIFEQYSTRGPIELDATLTRSVEAILASLVRPEDPNHVSI